GGCGAGGACAGGTCCACCACCACCGGCGGTTGTGGTCGGGCTGTGCCGGTGGTAAAATACGAGCGAGGTGGTACTATGGCGATCGTAACCGAACAGCACGTTCCGCCCCTGGAGATGGGCGACAAATTGACCCGCGACGAGTTCCTGCGCCGCTGGGAGGCTGATCTGAGCGTCAAGTTTGCGGAGTTGATTGGAGGTGTTGTCTACATGCCTTCCCCGGTCTCAGGAGACCACGGCAAGATGGACCGACGGGTAAGTACGTGGTTGGGCGTCTATCAGGCGGCGACACCCGGCGTGGATGGAGCTAACAACGCCACGTCGATCATGCTGGACGATGCTCCCCAGCCGGACCTGAGTCTACTCATTCTGCCAGAGTATGGCGGCGGTTCACGGACGGAGGGCCGCTATTTCCATGGCGCGCTGGAGTTCGTGGCGGAGGTGTGTGCCTCCGGCGCCTCGTACGACCTGAACCAAAAGTACGATCTTTACGAAGCGGCGGGCATTCCCGAGTATCTGGCCGTGCTGCTGTTTGAGCAAGAGATCCGCTGGCACCTGCTGGTCGACGGCCGTTACCAGATTCTTTCGCCCGACGACGATGGACTGTTGCGTTCGCGCGTTTTTCCAGGCCTCTGGCTGGACGGCCCGGCACTACTGGCAGGCAACCTGCGGCAGGTCCTCGATCGGCTGCAGGACGGCCTGCGATCGCCCGATCACGAGCGATTTGTCGCGCAGCTCGCCGAGCGACGTAAAGCTTGATTGTACGATGATGCGCTGCTAGCGTTGGTAAATTGGCAGCGTGCCGTTCTCGAGCTGCAAAAGGGTGAGGTTGATGGCCGTGGTGTAAATCGGCCCGATGTAGCCCTGGTTCCAGGAGCCGTTGCCGCCCGCCTCCGCCACCAGCTTGGCATAGACTTTGTCGCGATACTCCCGCCAGGTTTTGCCTCCCTCGCGGTAACAGACCTGCGAGTAATAGTAGTGGGCGTAATGCCAGTGGCCGAAACCCTCGTTGTGAATCTGGTCGAGGTTCTTGCGGCAATAGTCGAGCAGCTTGGGGACGTATTTGTCGTCGTATTCGCCGGCGTTGAACAAGCAGGCGATGGCGGCCGCGGAAATCGCCGGCCGCCCGCCGCCGCCTTTCGAGCTGTACTGCACGCCGCCGTCGGGCAAGGTGCAGTCGCGAATGTACTTCACCGCCTTGTCGATGATCTCCTTGGGCACCGGTATGCCCGCGTTGCGGCAGCCGCGCAGCCCCTGCACTTGCGTGATGGTGGTCGAGCCTTCGTCGAAGCCGCGGCCGTCTTTGGCGCTGACATAACCCCAGCCGCCCGCCTCGGTCTGGGCCTCGCCGGTGAACTGCACGGCCTTGGTCAGCACTTCCACCAACTCTTCACGACGGATTGCATCTTCCTCTTCGCCCAGGATTTGGGAAAGGAAGAGCATGGAGTAGCCGTGCCCGTAAGTGTAACGGTCGTCGCTGCCAGGATCGCCGATCAGACCGTTGGCCCGGCTGCGGCCGACGAGATAGGTGACGGCCTGCCGCAGGTTGGGCGCGTACTTGCCCTGCGTCGTGGTCGAGCCTTCGCACAACAGGGCCACGCCGGCCAAGGCGGTCATGGCGGTGGGATAACGCCCCTCGTTGGCGCTCCAGTGTCCCAGGCGCGACTGAGTGTTGGCCAGCCAGTCGAGCCCGCGAGAAACGACGCGGTCGACCTTGGGATCGTGCTGGGTGGCGCCAGCGACGTGACAGCAGACGACGAGCACCAGCAACGCCGCCACCACGACCGCCGCGGCGACGGCCCTGCAATGATCGCGATAGGTCAGACGACAGATCATGGGTCACCCGCCTTTCCGATGCCTTCCAACAATCGGCCGAACAGACGCGCCGCGGCGCGCCCCGCGCCCGTGGCCGCCGAGGTCTTTTTCTCGTTCGGCGGCGGAGCGGCCTCCGGCTCGCCGGTGAATTTCAAGCGATAGGACTGCACCGGCGTGCGCACCAGAACTTCGTGCTTTTCCGGGTCCGCCACCGTATCGACCAGCGCCATCTGCTGTTCCATCTCTTGCTGGAAGACGAAGCGGCCCGTGCGCTTGTCGAGGCAGGCCAACTCGCCCCGGGCGCCCTGCGGGTTGCGCGCCGGACGCTGCACCGTGGCGGCAAACACCAAAACCGGCAGATCGACCGGCTGGTTCAAGATCAGTCCCTTCTGCGAGAGAGCCTGTTGATAGAGGCGTTGGCCCGTCTGCCGGTTGAAGCCGTAGGCCTTGCCATTCACCAGCACGGTGCCCGCCTGGCCCGGGATGGCCGCCACGTTCATGTTCACCCGGTGGCTGGCGCGGTTGGTAATCACCACGTCCACCTGGGCCGAACGCAATAGATAGACATCCTGCAGGGCGGGCTCTTTGTCGATTTCGGCGTCGATCGTGGCCTGGCCGTCGGGCAGCGACAGCACGGACAGATGGCCGTCCGGCTGCACGACGGCCACCGCGTCGTCGCCCACCGTGGAGAAACGGGAACGCGCGTCGAATTTCTTCTTCCACAGGTCGGCCTGCTTCCAGGCATCGAACAGGCGCAACGTACCTTCGCCTCCGCCCGCCAGCTCCCAGGCCAGCACCAGCCTGCCGCGCGTGAGCACGCGCTGATCGGCGAGCGGCACCGCGCGGTGGCCGACCTCTTCGCCGTCGAGCAGGCGATAGACGGTGGCCTCGGCCGAGTTGACGGCCACCGGCGACACGACGAACAAGAACTCGTTGTCGCCGAAGAGCTCGCTTCCCGAAGGAACGTCCTGCCGCGTCCAAAGCGTTTCGCCCGTCAAGGGATCGACGGCAATCAAGTTGCGCAGCCGCTGGAAGCAGACCACGTCGCTGGTCAGGGGGCTGGTGTTGCCCATCGGGCGTCCGTTGACGTCGAAGGCCTGCATCCGATGCCCGCCGCCCCAAGGCATCGGCGCGGGCCGGAAGTTCAAGCCGATCTGCCGCGGCAAACCCGAGATGGGTTCGTTCAGGTCTTCACGCCACAGCACGCGGGCGGGCGTCGTCGGCGTGCCGAGGGTGTCGACGGCCACGACTTGGTAGCCCAACGACGCCAAAACCACGTGCCCGTCGGCCCGCACATAATTGACCGCCGCGCCGAAATTGTTCGGATCGTTGCGGTCCTTGATCGACAGCCGCCACTGTTCGCGGCCCAGTCCGTCGCGGCCCACCAGAATCTGCTGCTGCATGTTGGCATCCGCTTCCACGGTGGAGCGATCGTAGAACGGCCCCGGATTTCCGCGCATCTCCAACGGCGTCGATCGGCCCTGCATCACGGCCACGTTCTCTTTGTCTTTTTCGACGACCACTTTGCCCGTGGGCCACAGGTCGTCGGTCGAGCCATAGCGGGCGATTTCGGCGGCGCGGGGCAAAGCGTCTGCGATCTCGCGGCCGGTTTTGCCGTCGAGGCAGATTTCGGCGGCCCAGGGACCCGAAAGCTGACGGTAGTAGACCGCGGCGTCCGCCGGGCGGCCCGCCTCGGCCAGCAGGCGTGCCAGCCGAACCGCGGCCGCACGCACGCGGCCGGCATCGCTGGACCGCTCGAGTTGTCTCAGCCAGTGCTCGGCCTGCAACCACTCTTTGCTTTCGATGGCTTTCGCGGCGAGCAGCTCGCGAGCTTCATCCGCCGCCGGATGGTAACCAAAATAGAGCACGAAATTGCGCAACCGGTGCGGGTCGTTGGCGTCGATGCACTCGCGCAGCGTACGGTCCAGCACCGTGTCGATATGCCGCTTTTCCTCCGGCTTGGCCGCGGCGGAGGAGGTGGCCGAGATGTAGAGGCCGGCCAGGCGGGCCCGCACCCAGCGATCGCGACGTACCGAGAGCCCGCTATCGACGCGCTCCGGCGCGCTCGGCTCGACGGCCAGGTCGGCCATCTTCAAATAAGCGTCGAAGGCCGGCACAAGCTGACCGGCCTTTTGCAGGCCCAGCGCCATCAGACGCAACAGCGAGGCCTGCTGGCCTGGCTGCTGCGCCAGCCGCTCGATCTCCGGCGCCAAGTCGCGATGGGCGGCGAAGTCGAGCCGCAGACTTTCGAGCATGGCGTCGACCAGCAGCTCGCGAGTGCGCGGATTGTCGGCCAGCTCGAAGCTCTTCCGCAGGGCGTTGACGGCGTCGTCGAATCGCCCTTCGTCGAGCAACAGCTCGCCGTGCCGCGCCAGGGCCTGGGGATCGTCGGGATGCTCGGCCAGCGTCTTGGCCACCTGCTGGCGCAGCTCGTCGAGCTGGTAAAAGCTTTCGACATGATCGACGCCCTGCGAGATCACGGCGCCGTGGTAGCAAATCAGGTTGCCCGGCACCGTGCCGCTGCGCGACCGGCTGCGGGCGACGATGCGGCCCTCGTCCAGGTCGATGGCCGCGACTTCGGCGGAGCTGAGCGGCAGATAGTAGCGGTCTCCGTTATAAAAGCCTCGTCCGCTGGGCGTGCTGTTCGAGGGCAGCGCCAGCGAAGCGTCCATCCAGGCCGGTTCGCCGTCGGCCAGCCGCAAGGCTTTCACGGTGCGGCTGCCGACGATGATTGCCTTGCCGTCGTGGACGCACGCCACATACAGGCCGTCGTCGCGAGGTTTTTGCCACTTCAGCTTGCCGTCGGTCAGGCCGACGCAGAATATCTCCGACGACTCCACCGGCGTCATCAGCACCTGGCCGCCGGCAACGGTGACGCTGGCATCGGCCCAGCGGTCGTCGGCGTTCTCGTCGTTGACCTGCGGAACCTGCTGAAAACGAAACTGCATCAACCGGTTCTGCAAGAAGTTGCCGTCGGGCGACTTGGGATACTGATGGCCCCACAGCAGCGTGCGCGTCGTCAAATCGACCGCCACCACCGCTCCGCTTGACGTGGGACAGACCAGGATTCCGTCGGAATAGGAGGGCACGGCCCCGGCCGTATGCCGCAGGTGTTCTTCCATTGGGTTCGGCTCGACCAGCACGAGTTGCTGAGACCAATCGAGCTTGCCCGTCCGCGGATCGAGCACATACAGCCGCACCTCGCCCTTGACCTCGCCCAGCACATACAGCGAACCGGCCACCGGCAACGGAGGACCGAGAAAAAACAAGTCGGCCAGATCGGCTTCTTCCTCGCTCGACCAAACCAGCTTGCCTTGCGAGACAATCTCGAAGGCCTTCAGCTCGTTGGAGGCCCGGTCGGGCCGCGGCATGCCGAACGGACGCGGGTTAAAGACTATCTGTTGCGGCAGACCTTGCTCGACGTTGCCCAGTTCGTTCTTGCCGGGCTGCTTGGCCGTGTAGGGTTCGTCGACGCAGTAGACAAACTCACCGTCGCTGCTCAGCGTTCCGTAAACCGCGTTCTCCCACACGCGCTGCTGGAGCCAATTCGCCAGCGGCATGGGGGGCTGTCCTGGTTGGCGAGGTTGGGCGTCGATCAGGTCTTCCACGCTCTTGTCGGTCGTGTTCCAGATGCGCTTGCCGGTGCGGAAATCGACGCCTTCCAGCCCGGTGAGCGAACGCATCAGCACATAGTCGCGCACGGCCAGCGGATGCAAATTGGGCACGATGCGAGCCCCGCGTTCCAGGAACTGCTGCGACAGCTTGTCGAGCGTCTGCTCCAAATCCGGGGCGTCGGCCACGGGAACGGCCCAACGGCGGTTCAACAACGGGCTGCTCCCTTCGCTGGCCGAGTTGCGGGCCGGGCCTCCTCGATAAAGCGTCCATTGGCGTGCGCCCCGCGATCGCGTCGGTTCGTCGGCCTGTCCGGCCGCCTGAGCTAACCACACGGCAGCCTGCGCGTCGGCTGCGAATATCTTCTTCGCATGGCCGGCGATCTCGAATTCGGCGTCGGGATATTTATGCCGTAGCTCGCGCACCAGGGCGGTTCCTTGCTCGGTTCGACCGGCGCGGGTCCAGCAGACCGCCGTCAGCAGCGTCAGGGTCGGCTCGAATTTCGCGGTCGTTCTGGCTGCGCGCAGCCGCTCCAGACACAAGGCCGCCGCCAGAGGCTGCCCGCGTTGCATCTCGCTCAGGCCCAGCAGATACGTGGCCTCGTAGCCGGCATCGGTGTGAAAGAACTGCCGGGCCACTTGCGCCAGCCGCGAGCGATCGCCTTGCGTTACCGCCTCATCGAGCAGGCGCTTGGCTTCGGCCCCGTACTGCAACTCGTAGCTGGTGCGCCCCTCTTGGCCGAGTTCGCCGATCAATCGCTGGGCCTCTTGCTTCAGGCTGCGATAGATCGGCTGGCCGCGTTCCGGTTGAAAGAAGCAGTCCTCAGGCCGTTCGAGAATGCTGCTGAGAAAGCGGGCCGCTTCACCGTACCGCTTCTCTTCAATCAGCTCGCGGGCACGATTCAGCCGCAGCCACGTTTCGCGGTCGGGTGGATAAAAAACGCTGTTGCCGTTTTCCTCGCCCGTTTGTGAAGGGTTGTTTGGGCGCGGCAGGCGGCGGATGCCGAACCGCGGCGGCTGAGCGAACACTACGGCACAATTCGCCCAGGCGAATAGCGCGACGACGAACACCCCTGCCATTGGCCGGGCAGGCTGGCGGCTCCTTCCCAGTGGCACGATTTTTTGCACTCCTCTTGAAGCAACCCTCTGGCAGTCAATATCTTACACGGCACGGGCAAAGCCGGCAACCAGGGTCATGATCGAAGGGCTGCCCACGTTGGCCGGTGACTGACAGGCTCAAGTTTCTAAAGTTTAGGCCGTCGCACGGATCTCGCCCCAATCAGATAGAATGAGGGGAATGGGGCGCGGCAAAGAACAGCTTTATTGCCAGATCGGAATAAGCCGCAAGCGTCATGTCGCGAATTCTCATCACCTCCGGCCCCACACGGCAGTATCTCGACCCGGTGCGGTATCTGACCAACGCCTCCAGCGGGCGCATGGGCCGGGCCTTGGCGGAGGCGATGATCGGGCTGGAGCACAAAGTCGTGATCGTCACCGGGCCGGTCGAGGTCGATTACCCGGCCGCCGCCGAGGTCGTGCCCGTCGTGTCGACGGAAGAGATGCTCGAAGCTTGCCAGCGGCTCTTTCCGGACTGCCAGGGGGTGATCGGCGTGGCGGCACCCTGCGACTATCGTCCCGTGCGGGTCGCGCCGGGCAAGATCCAAAAGACCGGACAGCCGCTCGATCTGCGGCTGATCGAGACGCCCGACGTAATTGCCACGCTGGGGTCGCAGAAGCAGGGCCAATGGTTGGTTGGTTTCGCTTTGGAAACCGACGATCCACGCCTGCGGGCGCTGGCCAAGCTGGAAAAAAAGGCTTGCGACCTGATGATTCTGAACGGTCCCGAAGCGATGCACGCCGCCGACACGCGCGTCGAGATCCTGGACCCGCGCGGCGAAGTCGTCGAAAGGCTGGCCGGCACCAAGGAGAGCGTCGCCCGCGGAATCGCCGCCACCATCCAGCGGCGTTTGGTGAGGGGCCAGGCATGATACGGCCTAATCCGTTCCGTGACCGGCGGTAT
This sequence is a window from Pirellulales bacterium. Protein-coding genes within it:
- a CDS encoding Uma2 family endonuclease — its product is MAIVTEQHVPPLEMGDKLTRDEFLRRWEADLSVKFAELIGGVVYMPSPVSGDHGKMDRRVSTWLGVYQAATPGVDGANNATSIMLDDAPQPDLSLLILPEYGGGSRTEGRYFHGALEFVAEVCASGASYDLNQKYDLYEAAGIPEYLAVLLFEQEIRWHLLVDGRYQILSPDDDGLLRSRVFPGLWLDGPALLAGNLRQVLDRLQDGLRSPDHERFVAQLAERRKA
- a CDS encoding prenyltransferase/squalene oxidase repeat-containing protein, encoding MICRLTYRDHCRAVAAAVVVAALLVLVVCCHVAGATQHDPKVDRVVSRGLDWLANTQSRLGHWSANEGRYPTAMTALAGVALLCEGSTTTQGKYAPNLRQAVTYLVGRSRANGLIGDPGSDDRYTYGHGYSMLFLSQILGEEEDAIRREELVEVLTKAVQFTGEAQTEAGGWGYVSAKDGRGFDEGSTTITQVQGLRGCRNAGIPVPKEIIDKAVKYIRDCTLPDGGVQYSSKGGGGRPAISAAAIACLFNAGEYDDKYVPKLLDYCRKNLDQIHNEGFGHWHYAHYYYSQVCYREGGKTWREYRDKVYAKLVAEAGGNGSWNQGYIGPIYTTAINLTLLQLENGTLPIYQR
- a CDS encoding PQQ-binding-like beta-propeller repeat protein produces the protein MPLGRSRQPARPMAGVFVVALFAWANCAVVFAQPPRFGIRRLPRPNNPSQTGEENGNSVFYPPDRETWLRLNRARELIEEKRYGEAARFLSSILERPEDCFFQPERGQPIYRSLKQEAQRLIGELGQEGRTSYELQYGAEAKRLLDEAVTQGDRSRLAQVARQFFHTDAGYEATYLLGLSEMQRGQPLAAALCLERLRAARTTAKFEPTLTLLTAVCWTRAGRTEQGTALVRELRHKYPDAEFEIAGHAKKIFAADAQAAVWLAQAAGQADEPTRSRGARQWTLYRGGPARNSASEGSSPLLNRRWAVPVADAPDLEQTLDKLSQQFLERGARIVPNLHPLAVRDYVLMRSLTGLEGVDFRTGKRIWNTTDKSVEDLIDAQPRQPGQPPMPLANWLQQRVWENAVYGTLSSDGEFVYCVDEPYTAKQPGKNELGNVEQGLPQQIVFNPRPFGMPRPDRASNELKAFEIVSQGKLVWSSEEEADLADLFFLGPPLPVAGSLYVLGEVKGEVRLYVLDPRTGKLDWSQQLVLVEPNPMEEHLRHTAGAVPSYSDGILVCPTSSGAVVAVDLTTRTLLWGHQYPKSPDGNFLQNRLMQFRFQQVPQVNDENADDRWADASVTVAGGQVLMTPVESSEIFCVGLTDGKLKWQKPRDDGLYVACVHDGKAIIVGSRTVKALRLADGEPAWMDASLALPSNSTPSGRGFYNGDRYYLPLSSAEVAAIDLDEGRIVARSRSRSGTVPGNLICYHGAVISQGVDHVESFYQLDELRQQVAKTLAEHPDDPQALARHGELLLDEGRFDDAVNALRKSFELADNPRTRELLVDAMLESLRLDFAAHRDLAPEIERLAQQPGQQASLLRLMALGLQKAGQLVPAFDAYLKMADLAVEPSAPERVDSGLSVRRDRWVRARLAGLYISATSSAAAKPEEKRHIDTVLDRTLRECIDANDPHRLRNFVLYFGYHPAADEARELLAAKAIESKEWLQAEHWLRQLERSSDAGRVRAAAVRLARLLAEAGRPADAAVYYRQLSGPWAAEICLDGKTGREIADALPRAAEIARYGSTDDLWPTGKVVVEKDKENVAVMQGRSTPLEMRGNPGPFYDRSTVEADANMQQQILVGRDGLGREQWRLSIKDRNDPNNFGAAVNYVRADGHVVLASLGYQVVAVDTLGTPTTPARVLWREDLNEPISGLPRQIGLNFRPAPMPWGGGHRMQAFDVNGRPMGNTSPLTSDVVCFQRLRNLIAVDPLTGETLWTRQDVPSGSELFGDNEFLFVVSPVAVNSAEATVYRLLDGEEVGHRAVPLADQRVLTRGRLVLAWELAGGGEGTLRLFDAWKQADLWKKKFDARSRFSTVGDDAVAVVQPDGHLSVLSLPDGQATIDAEIDKEPALQDVYLLRSAQVDVVITNRASHRVNMNVAAIPGQAGTVLVNGKAYGFNRQTGQRLYQQALSQKGLILNQPVDLPVLVFAATVQRPARNPQGARGELACLDKRTGRFVFQQEMEQQMALVDTVADPEKHEVLVRTPVQSYRLKFTGEPEAAPPPNEKKTSAATGAGRAAARLFGRLLEGIGKAGDP
- a CDS encoding phosphopantothenoylcysteine decarboxylase; its protein translation is MSRILITSGPTRQYLDPVRYLTNASSGRMGRALAEAMIGLEHKVVIVTGPVEVDYPAAAEVVPVVSTEEMLEACQRLFPDCQGVIGVAAPCDYRPVRVAPGKIQKTGQPLDLRLIETPDVIATLGSQKQGQWLVGFALETDDPRLRALAKLEKKACDLMILNGPEAMHAADTRVEILDPRGEVVERLAGTKESVARGIAATIQRRLVRGQA